TTCTTGAAACACGCTCTAATAAGGAGGACCATATGAGACGAGCGAGAATTTCCGGTGTGGGCATGTGGGTCCCACCGCTGCGATTGACTAATGAGGAACTAGGCGTACGCATGGGTAAGCCGGTTCCGCTGAATATTGAGACGAAACTGGGTATCAAAGCCCGCCACATCACTGGTGATGATTTCTCCAGTGCTGATCTGGGTACAGAAGCTGCCAAGGCGGCTCTGGCCAATGCAGGCTTAAATCCGGAAGATATTGATATGGTAATTGTCACCTCTGACACGCCAGAGTACATCAGTCCGCCGACCTCAGCGGTTGTGCAGGGTAGATTGGGGGCAGTCAACGCAGGCATCTTTGATGTCAACGCCTCCTGCACCGGCTTTGTGGCCACGTTGGATTTGGCTTCCCGCATGATCGGCTATGACCAAACCTACAAACATATCCTGGTTGTCGGTACTTATAACATGACCAAGTTTGTTGATTTTACCAACGAGAAAGTTGCTCCCATCTTTGCCGACGGTGGCGGCGCGGTGGTACTGTCAGCCACTGAGGCGGATGGCTCCGGCTACCTGTCAGCCAAGCTGGTGGCAGATGGCACCCAGTATGACTTCCTCGGCATCTATGCTGGTGGCACGAAAAACCCGATCAGCCATGAAGCCATTGATAAAGGTGAACATCTGCTGACCTTCCTTAAACCATTGCCTGGGGACCGCAATGTCAAGCTCTGGCCGCCGTTAATTGATGAAGCACTTAAGCGGGCAGGACTGACGCTGGCTGAGGTCAAACATCTGCTGTTTACCCAGATTAACAAATCTGTCATCGAAGAAGTCATGGGCATTCTCGGCCTGCCAATGAGTCAGACAACCTGTTCTATGGATAAGTATGGCTATACCGGCTCAGCCTGCATCCCGATTGCCTTGCATGAGGCCGTTGAGGCAGGCAGCATTCAGCCAGGTGACATAGTTGTCATGGTGGGTTCAGGGGTTGGCCTATCCTCAGGCGCAGTCATATTTCGATGGTAAGTTCGAAATCCGCAGCGGTGAAAGACAAAGGAGGGAATGAACGAAAAGCCGCTGTTCATAGACGGAAGGTAGAGAAAGGAAACTTGGACACTTTTACTACGCCGTCGGATGACCAAAAAATAAGGAGGAGAAACCGCAATGAACAAGAAAATAGTTCTCATTATGGCGGCGCTTTGTCTACTTGTCTTCAGTGTCCCGGCGTTTGCGGCCGAGGCCGACGTATTCTCCGATGTACCCGCTAATCATTGGTCGTACCAAGCCGTGAAGAAACTCACCCAAGACGGAATCATCGTCGGCGACGCTGGTCGCTTTAATGGCGACAAAGGACTTACCCGCTACGAAATGGCAGTGCTGGTCGGCAACGCTATGACGAAAATCGAAAAAGCTGATGCTGAACAAAAGAAGCTCATCGATAAGTTGTCCCGCGAGTATAATGCAGAACTGACTAAGTTGGGCGCAAGACTGGCGAAGGTAGAAGCTAAATCGAAGGTTAACTTCTTCTTTGATAATCGGATTCAGTATAACTATACTAGCTTGAAGCCAGGCGACAAAGGTGCCGCATTTGGTGGTACTAACAACATCGATCAACAGCATCAATTCATGGAACGTATCCGTATGTACATGAACGTGCCGGTTGGCGATACTTGGGAGTGGAATTCCCGTGTGGTACAAGCTAAATTCAACATCAACAACTCTAGTGATACTTCCTTCCGGATGGACCGCTTCTGGTTGACTGGCAAGAATATTCTTGATGGTAAAGTTGAGATCGGTAAGATGATGCTTTATCCTGGTAAAGGTACATTCTATGGTGATACCGGTGACTTTGAAGGCATTTACTATTCCCGTGACTTTGATAAACTGGCTATGCGCCTCGGCGGTGGACGTAAGGGCACCGCAGCCAACGCTCCTGCCGCACCAGGAGCCTCTAAGGAAAATAAAGTTGCCTTTGCCGAATTCAGTTACAAATTTGATAAAACAGCTGACCTCGGCTTCTACATGCTAGAGAATACTTCCGGTTTCACAAGTGCAGCAGACTATAAAAATATGAAGATGTTCGCGGTAAACGGTGCTGCTGAGATTCCTAATACTGGTGGTCTCGCGTTATCATTTGAATGGGGCAAAAACCACGTAGATGACACAGTGCTTATCCCGGGCATTGCTGAGATGAAGGGTGGCCAAACTGGCTTTTTCGTCGCTCTGCAATCCAAATACAAAG
The genomic region above belongs to Anaerosporomusa subterranea and contains:
- a CDS encoding 3-oxoacyl-ACP synthase III family protein: MRRARISGVGMWVPPLRLTNEELGVRMGKPVPLNIETKLGIKARHITGDDFSSADLGTEAAKAALANAGLNPEDIDMVIVTSDTPEYISPPTSAVVQGRLGAVNAGIFDVNASCTGFVATLDLASRMIGYDQTYKHILVVGTYNMTKFVDFTNEKVAPIFADGGGAVVLSATEADGSGYLSAKLVADGTQYDFLGIYAGGTKNPISHEAIDKGEHLLTFLKPLPGDRNVKLWPPLIDEALKRAGLTLAEVKHLLFTQINKSVIEEVMGILGLPMSQTTCSMDKYGYTGSACIPIALHEAVEAGSIQPGDIVVMVGSGVGLSSGAVIFRW
- a CDS encoding S-layer homology domain-containing protein, with amino-acid sequence MNKKIVLIMAALCLLVFSVPAFAAEADVFSDVPANHWSYQAVKKLTQDGIIVGDAGRFNGDKGLTRYEMAVLVGNAMTKIEKADAEQKKLIDKLSREYNAELTKLGARLAKVEAKSKVNFFFDNRIQYNYTSLKPGDKGAAFGGTNNIDQQHQFMERIRMYMNVPVGDTWEWNSRVVQAKFNINNSSDTSFRMDRFWLTGKNILDGKVEIGKMMLYPGKGTFYGDTGDFEGIYYSRDFDKLAMRLGGGRKGTAANAPAAPGASKENKVAFAEFSYKFDKTADLGFYMLENTSGFTSAADYKNMKMFAVNGAAEIPNTGGLALSFEWGKNHVDDTVLIPGIAEMKGGQTGFFVALQSKYKATNYMPALYTSMVNPFVQGDHGWAVSYRRLEPGVAGFANAGAFSWVPLTTDNDGTWQNNYNGVKAWRFDYIYVPWKNVQWTFSYDRSQPLDKGTQGDWTNNSYQSTFNFFF